Proteins from one Cicer arietinum cultivar CDC Frontier isolate Library 1 chromosome 3, Cicar.CDCFrontier_v2.0, whole genome shotgun sequence genomic window:
- the LOC101498912 gene encoding vacuolar-sorting receptor 1-like, with protein sequence MSIKLNFLLCVLVLLLKCCLGRFLVEKNSLKITSPKSLKGTYECAIGNFGVPQYGGTLVGSVVYPNVNQKGCDNFTDVNASFQSKPGGFPTFLLVDRGDCYFTLKAWNAQNGGAAAILVADNREEILITMDTPEEGNVAKDDYMEKINIPSTLISKSLGDSIKKALSNGEMVRINLDWREALPHPDDRVEYELWTNSNDECGPKCDSQINFVKSFKGAAQLLEKKGFTQFSPHYITWYCPKEFLLSQQCKSQCINNGRYCAPDPEQDFSKGYDGKDVVVQNLRQACFFKVANESGKPWQWWDYVTDFSIRCPMKENKYTEECSDQVIKSLGVDLKKIKDCVGDPHADVDNPVLKAEQDAQIGKGSRGDVTILPTLIINNRQYRGKLSKPAVLKAICAGFLETTEPSICLTPDMETNECLENNGGCWRDKSSNITACRDTFRGRVCECPIVKNVKFVGDGYSHCEASGTLSCEFNNGGCWKLARGGKLHSACHDDYRKGCECPPGLRGDGVLSCEDIDECKEKLACQCPECKCKNTFGSYECKCGSGLLYSRENDTCIGKYTSSVVNIWMIILVLVVTLSGGYAFYKYRIQRYMDSEIRSIMAQYMPLDNQPEISNQVHHDI encoded by the exons ATGAGCATCAAGttgaattttttgttgtgtGTTTTGGTTTTGTTGTTGAAGTGTTGTTTGGGAAGGTTTTTGGTGGAGAAGAATAGCTTGAAGATCACTTCTCCAAAATCATTGAAGGGTACATATGAATGTGCAATTGGGAATTTTGGGGTACCTCAATATGGAGGAACATTGGTTGGTTCTGTTGTGTACCCAAATGTGAATCAGAAAGGATGTGACAACTTCACTGATGTCAATGCTTCCTTTCAGTCTAAGCCTGGAGGTTTCCCCACCTTTCTTCTTGTTGATCGTGGAG ATTGCTACTTCACTTTGAAGGCGTGGAATGCACAAAATGGTGGAGCAGCAGCTATTCTTGTAGCTGATAACAGAGAAGAAATCCTGATTACCATGGACACTCCTGAAGAAGGGAATGTTGCAAAAGATGATTACATGGAAAAGATCAATATTCCTTCTACTCTTATCAGCAAATCCTTAGGGGATAGTATCAAGAAGGCTCTCTCAAATGGGGAGATGGTTCGCATAAATCTTGATTGGAGAGAGGCTCTTCCGCATCCTGACGATAGAGTTGAGTACGAATTATGGACAAATAGCAACGATGAATGCGGACCAAAGTGTGACAGTCAAATTAATTTTGTGAAAAGCTTTAAAGGAGCAGCTCAGCTACTTGAGAAGAAAGGGTTCACACAATTTTCTCCTCACTATATAACTTGGTATTGCCCTAAGGAATTTCTCTTAAGCCAACAGTGCAAGTCTCAGTGTATAAACAACGGAAGATACTGTGCTCCGGAccctgagcaagatttcagtaAAGGGTATGATGGAAAAGATGTTGTTGTTCAGAACTTACGCCAAGCTTGCTTTTTTAAAGTTGCAAATGAAAGTGGAAAGCCTTGGCAATGGTGGGACTATGTGACAGACTTTTCAATCCGTTGCCCCATGAAAGAGAACAAATACACAGAAGAATGCTCAGATCAAGTTATTAAATCCCTTG GTGTCGATCTGAAGAAGATTAAAGACTGTGTTGGAGATCCTCATGCAGATGTTGATAACCCTGTCCTCAAAGCCGAACAGGATGCACAG ATTGGCAAAGGTTCTCGTGGTGATGTTACTATACTGCCTACTCTTATTATAAACAACAGACAGTATAGAG gTAAGTTGTCAAAACCAGCCGTTCTCAAGGCAATCTGTGCAGGTTTCCTAGAAACAACCGAACCGTCAATTTGTTTAACTCCAG ACATGGAAACAAACGAGTGTTTGGAAAACAATGGCGGTTGTTGGCGGGATAAATCTTCCAACATTACTGCATGCAGG GACACTTTCCGAGGAAGAGTATGTGAATGTCCTATTGTAAAAAATGTAAAGTTTGTTGGCGATGGATATAGTCACTGTGAAG CCTCAGGAACCTTAAGTTGTGAATTCAACAATGGAGGTTGTTGGAAATTAGCCCGGGGTGGGAAGCTTCATTCTGCTTGCCAT GATGACTATAGAAAAGGTTGCGAGTGTCCGCCAGGGTTGAGAGGTGATGGAGTCTTGTCATGTGAAG ATATTGACGAGTGCAAAGAAAAGCTGGCTTGCCAGTGTCCAGAATGCAAATGCAAAAATACTTTTGGAAGTTATGAGTGCAAATGCGGTAGCGGTTTGCTATACTCACGAGAAAATGACACATGCATTG GTAAATATACTTCTTCAGTGGTGAATATTTGGATGATTATCCTTGTCTTGGTTGTTACCCTTTCTGGAGGATATGCATTCTACAAGTACAGAATCCAG AGATATATGGACTCAGAGATACGTTCGATTATGGCTCAATACATGCCCTTGGATAATCAACCTGAAATCTCTAATCAAGTTCATCACGATATCTAG
- the LOC101497923 gene encoding protein FATTY ACID EXPORT 3, chloroplastic isoform X3: protein MASMSFAMDSVSVLNPKFISPPFNKLPHSPKFHPLLKNRTFKLSVNSLSNNSFFVTPNLRKPLTVAFVAPQHDSDQGEVEVEKGTDVGYDEESQEAWKQALDTFKEQALKLQGVSQEAYELYSKKAIVVLKDTSEQLKIQADKARHDLSEVAKEITEEGKEYLSAATENSPDVKEIVETFTSPDDDLSLNNVSGVRDFYVGIPYGLILSLGGFLSFMVTGSIAAIRFGVILGGVLLALSISSLKSYKKGQPSSLALKGQTAIASILFLREISSIGRGSTYFTALISICSGAVAAFYVYRLVLERKPQNGSNLEGEAGN, encoded by the exons ATGGCCTCCATGAGTTTCGCTATGGATTCAGTTTCTGTGTTAAACCCTAAATTCATCTCTCCCCCATTCAACAAACTCCCCCATTCTCCAAAATTTCATCCTTTGCTCAAAAATCGCACTTTCAAATTGTCCGTTAATTCCCTTTCCAATAACTCCTTCTTTGTTACCCCTAATCTACGAAAACCGTTAACCGTCGCTTTCGTTGCGCCTCAACATGACTCT GATCAGGGTGAAGTTGAAGTGGAGAAAGGGACTGATGTTGGTTATGATGAGGAATCACAGGAAGCGTGGAAGCAGGCTCTGGATACATTCAAGGAACAAGCTTTGAAGCTTCAAGGGGTTTCTCAGGAAGCTTATGAATTGTATTCTAAGAAGGCCATTGTTGTTTTGAAAGATACTTCGGAACAGTTGAAGATACAGGCTGATAAGGCAAGGCATGATTTGAGTGAGGTGGCGAAGGAAATCACTGAAGAAGGAAAAGAGTATTTGTCTGCTGCTACTGAGAATTCACCCGACGTGAAGGAAATTGTCGAGACTTTTACCTCCCCGGATGATGATCTTAGTCTCAACAATGTTTCTGGAGTTCGGGACTTTTATGTTGGTATACCCTATG GTTTGATACTATCTCTGGGTGGCTTCCTTTCCTTTATGGTAACCGGAAGCATTGCAGCAATAAGGTTTGGGGTGATTTTAGGTGGTGTCTTATTGGCTTTAAGCATTTCAAGTCtgaaatcatataaaaaagGACAACCCTCTTCTCTAGCTTTGAAGGGACAGACAG CAATAGCAAGTATCTTGTTTCTGCGGGAGATTAGCTCAATTGGCAGA GGATCAACTTATTTCACTGCCTTGATCAG CATTTGCAGTGGTGCGGTAGCGGCATTTTATGTCTATAGACTGGTACTGGAAAGGAAACCACAAAATGGTTCGAACTTGGAAGGTGAAGCAGGAAACTAG
- the LOC101497923 gene encoding protein FATTY ACID EXPORT 3, chloroplastic isoform X2 — protein sequence MASMSFAMDSVSVLNPKFISPPFNKLPHSPKFHPLLKNRTFKLSVNSLSNNSFFVTPNLRKPLTVAFVAPQHDSVSPKDQGEVEVEKGTDVGYDEESQEAWKQALDTFKEQALKLQGVSQEAYELYSKKAIVVLKDTSEQLKIQADKARHDLSEVAKEITEEGKEYLSAATENSPDVKEIVETFTSPDDDLSLNNVSGVRDFYVGIPYGLILSLGGFLSFMVTGSIAAIRFGVILGGVLLALSISSLKSYKKGQPSSLALKGQTAIASILFLREISSIGRGSTYFTALISGAVAAFYVYRLVLERKPQNGSNLEGEAGN from the exons ATGGCCTCCATGAGTTTCGCTATGGATTCAGTTTCTGTGTTAAACCCTAAATTCATCTCTCCCCCATTCAACAAACTCCCCCATTCTCCAAAATTTCATCCTTTGCTCAAAAATCGCACTTTCAAATTGTCCGTTAATTCCCTTTCCAATAACTCCTTCTTTGTTACCCCTAATCTACGAAAACCGTTAACCGTCGCTTTCGTTGCGCCTCAACATGACTCTGTAAGTCCTAAA GATCAGGGTGAAGTTGAAGTGGAGAAAGGGACTGATGTTGGTTATGATGAGGAATCACAGGAAGCGTGGAAGCAGGCTCTGGATACATTCAAGGAACAAGCTTTGAAGCTTCAAGGGGTTTCTCAGGAAGCTTATGAATTGTATTCTAAGAAGGCCATTGTTGTTTTGAAAGATACTTCGGAACAGTTGAAGATACAGGCTGATAAGGCAAGGCATGATTTGAGTGAGGTGGCGAAGGAAATCACTGAAGAAGGAAAAGAGTATTTGTCTGCTGCTACTGAGAATTCACCCGACGTGAAGGAAATTGTCGAGACTTTTACCTCCCCGGATGATGATCTTAGTCTCAACAATGTTTCTGGAGTTCGGGACTTTTATGTTGGTATACCCTATG GTTTGATACTATCTCTGGGTGGCTTCCTTTCCTTTATGGTAACCGGAAGCATTGCAGCAATAAGGTTTGGGGTGATTTTAGGTGGTGTCTTATTGGCTTTAAGCATTTCAAGTCtgaaatcatataaaaaagGACAACCCTCTTCTCTAGCTTTGAAGGGACAGACAG CAATAGCAAGTATCTTGTTTCTGCGGGAGATTAGCTCAATTGGCAGA GGATCAACTTATTTCACTGCCTTGATCAG TGGTGCGGTAGCGGCATTTTATGTCTATAGACTGGTACTGGAAAGGAAACCACAAAATGGTTCGAACTTGGAAGGTGAAGCAGGAAACTAG
- the LOC101497923 gene encoding protein FATTY ACID EXPORT 3, chloroplastic isoform X4 encodes MASMSFAMDSVSVLNPKFISPPFNKLPHSPKFHPLLKNRTFKLSVNSLSNNSFFVTPNLRKPLTVAFVAPQHDSDQGEVEVEKGTDVGYDEESQEAWKQALDTFKEQALKLQGVSQEAYELYSKKAIVVLKDTSEQLKIQADKARHDLSEVAKEITEEGKEYLSAATENSPDVKEIVETFTSPDDDLSLNNVSGVRDFYVGIPYGLILSLGGFLSFMVTGSIAAIRFGVILGGVLLALSISSLKSYKKGQPSSLALKGQTAIASILFLREISSIGRGSTYFTALISGAVAAFYVYRLVLERKPQNGSNLEGEAGN; translated from the exons ATGGCCTCCATGAGTTTCGCTATGGATTCAGTTTCTGTGTTAAACCCTAAATTCATCTCTCCCCCATTCAACAAACTCCCCCATTCTCCAAAATTTCATCCTTTGCTCAAAAATCGCACTTTCAAATTGTCCGTTAATTCCCTTTCCAATAACTCCTTCTTTGTTACCCCTAATCTACGAAAACCGTTAACCGTCGCTTTCGTTGCGCCTCAACATGACTCT GATCAGGGTGAAGTTGAAGTGGAGAAAGGGACTGATGTTGGTTATGATGAGGAATCACAGGAAGCGTGGAAGCAGGCTCTGGATACATTCAAGGAACAAGCTTTGAAGCTTCAAGGGGTTTCTCAGGAAGCTTATGAATTGTATTCTAAGAAGGCCATTGTTGTTTTGAAAGATACTTCGGAACAGTTGAAGATACAGGCTGATAAGGCAAGGCATGATTTGAGTGAGGTGGCGAAGGAAATCACTGAAGAAGGAAAAGAGTATTTGTCTGCTGCTACTGAGAATTCACCCGACGTGAAGGAAATTGTCGAGACTTTTACCTCCCCGGATGATGATCTTAGTCTCAACAATGTTTCTGGAGTTCGGGACTTTTATGTTGGTATACCCTATG GTTTGATACTATCTCTGGGTGGCTTCCTTTCCTTTATGGTAACCGGAAGCATTGCAGCAATAAGGTTTGGGGTGATTTTAGGTGGTGTCTTATTGGCTTTAAGCATTTCAAGTCtgaaatcatataaaaaagGACAACCCTCTTCTCTAGCTTTGAAGGGACAGACAG CAATAGCAAGTATCTTGTTTCTGCGGGAGATTAGCTCAATTGGCAGA GGATCAACTTATTTCACTGCCTTGATCAG TGGTGCGGTAGCGGCATTTTATGTCTATAGACTGGTACTGGAAAGGAAACCACAAAATGGTTCGAACTTGGAAGGTGAAGCAGGAAACTAG
- the LOC101496504 gene encoding uncharacterized protein yields MRCAFGQIIRNLIGDRSDGVERIPPTASNRRRNETNRPIRQRRRRQEEVQDDDVESTEHAHIEEDVPQPPQMENAAGDIHDVSAHADDADESDDADESDDAADIDDQDQQTEFPGVPTMTRVLTQYEHHVARRLCEGGDRRSLKVITHGLKLKKFAEVPVPDPVEHWIRESGLMHLSSGYLTMADAGLIFRIC; encoded by the exons ATGAGATGTGCGTTTGGCCAAATCATTCGCAACTTGATAGGTGACAGAAGTGATGGTgtagagagaattccaccaacagcATCAAACAGACGACGCAACGAAACAAATCGTCCAATTAGGCAGCGTCGTCGAAGACAAGAGGAGGTCCAGGATGATGATGTTGAGTCTACTGAGCATGCACATATAGAGGAGGATGTCCCTCAGCCTCCACAGATGGAGAATGCCGCTGGTGATATTCACGATGTTTCTGCACATGCTGATGATGCTGATGAGTCTGATGATGCTGATGAGTCTGATGATGCTGCTGATATTGATGATCAGGATCAGCAGACCGAATTTCCCGGAGTACCGACGATGACACGTGTGTTGACACAATATGAGCATCACGTGGCTCGGAGGCTATGTGAAGGAGGG GATCGTAGATCATTAAAAGTTATTACTCACGGATTGAAGCTGAAGAAGTTTGCCGAAGTTCCTGTGCCAGATCCTGTAGAGCATTGGATTCGGGAATCTGGGCTGATGCATCTATCTTCAGGCTACCTCACTATGGCTGATGCTGGTCTGATATTCCgcatttgttga
- the LOC101497923 gene encoding protein FATTY ACID EXPORT 3, chloroplastic isoform X1 — protein MASMSFAMDSVSVLNPKFISPPFNKLPHSPKFHPLLKNRTFKLSVNSLSNNSFFVTPNLRKPLTVAFVAPQHDSVSPKDQGEVEVEKGTDVGYDEESQEAWKQALDTFKEQALKLQGVSQEAYELYSKKAIVVLKDTSEQLKIQADKARHDLSEVAKEITEEGKEYLSAATENSPDVKEIVETFTSPDDDLSLNNVSGVRDFYVGIPYGLILSLGGFLSFMVTGSIAAIRFGVILGGVLLALSISSLKSYKKGQPSSLALKGQTAIASILFLREISSIGRGSTYFTALISICSGAVAAFYVYRLVLERKPQNGSNLEGEAGN, from the exons ATGGCCTCCATGAGTTTCGCTATGGATTCAGTTTCTGTGTTAAACCCTAAATTCATCTCTCCCCCATTCAACAAACTCCCCCATTCTCCAAAATTTCATCCTTTGCTCAAAAATCGCACTTTCAAATTGTCCGTTAATTCCCTTTCCAATAACTCCTTCTTTGTTACCCCTAATCTACGAAAACCGTTAACCGTCGCTTTCGTTGCGCCTCAACATGACTCTGTAAGTCCTAAA GATCAGGGTGAAGTTGAAGTGGAGAAAGGGACTGATGTTGGTTATGATGAGGAATCACAGGAAGCGTGGAAGCAGGCTCTGGATACATTCAAGGAACAAGCTTTGAAGCTTCAAGGGGTTTCTCAGGAAGCTTATGAATTGTATTCTAAGAAGGCCATTGTTGTTTTGAAAGATACTTCGGAACAGTTGAAGATACAGGCTGATAAGGCAAGGCATGATTTGAGTGAGGTGGCGAAGGAAATCACTGAAGAAGGAAAAGAGTATTTGTCTGCTGCTACTGAGAATTCACCCGACGTGAAGGAAATTGTCGAGACTTTTACCTCCCCGGATGATGATCTTAGTCTCAACAATGTTTCTGGAGTTCGGGACTTTTATGTTGGTATACCCTATG GTTTGATACTATCTCTGGGTGGCTTCCTTTCCTTTATGGTAACCGGAAGCATTGCAGCAATAAGGTTTGGGGTGATTTTAGGTGGTGTCTTATTGGCTTTAAGCATTTCAAGTCtgaaatcatataaaaaagGACAACCCTCTTCTCTAGCTTTGAAGGGACAGACAG CAATAGCAAGTATCTTGTTTCTGCGGGAGATTAGCTCAATTGGCAGA GGATCAACTTATTTCACTGCCTTGATCAG CATTTGCAGTGGTGCGGTAGCGGCATTTTATGTCTATAGACTGGTACTGGAAAGGAAACCACAAAATGGTTCGAACTTGGAAGGTGAAGCAGGAAACTAG